A genome region from Frankineae bacterium MT45 includes the following:
- a CDS encoding 2-polyprenyl-6-methoxyphenol hydroxylase, with the protein MSEYAATGGRDVHTVYFPHATPPAEVDVLIVGAGPVGLAAAIELTARGVEVAVVDQARTATLIRAGAMGHTPRVVEHFRRWGVLQQIRDEWTFPPEWNRGIRLVTSLVGHELLPTSGVSFHGSGSGRHSSEEALRRPQSALQQVFLEHLDRHSVSVSGGWRLTALRQETDGVVADLDEGDHAATRSLRARYVIGADGGSSSVRRLAGIERDGQYADEKRLRLIVRTGDISDRVGPAPSGTNIVFNNRASGFLAAVSTREWRVYAGPYPLEYEPSNAELIEIAQAAFGFDVELEIASATTFYHATRIAETFRSDRVILVGDAAHVRTPGGNLGEGFGDVVNLGWKLAAVLSGHAPQALLDSYDQERRPHNWRVGDFALARSRRSQLALADVRAIGVPDDADLSDDAVARRARISSRLAADHVNAAGVTFDERYDRSSVIWYEEGQLATEPEWRADRYEDDPRPGHRAPDGVIDPYGGTLYDRIGSNFALLVLSPDRVVEAAFQHETAQRGIPFTVVHLDDPAVRELYGAENVLIRPDQHVGWRGDELPDGGAAAVLDLILGAVLISVA; encoded by the coding sequence ATGAGCGAGTACGCAGCGACCGGTGGCCGCGACGTTCACACCGTGTACTTCCCGCATGCGACGCCGCCGGCTGAGGTCGACGTTCTCATCGTCGGGGCCGGCCCGGTCGGTCTCGCCGCGGCGATCGAGTTGACTGCGCGCGGGGTCGAGGTGGCCGTGGTCGACCAGGCTCGCACGGCCACCCTGATCCGGGCCGGGGCGATGGGGCACACCCCGCGGGTCGTCGAGCACTTCCGGCGCTGGGGCGTGCTGCAGCAGATCCGCGATGAGTGGACGTTCCCGCCTGAGTGGAACCGCGGGATCCGACTCGTCACGTCCTTGGTTGGTCATGAGCTGCTGCCGACGAGCGGTGTGTCCTTCCACGGGAGTGGGAGCGGTCGGCACTCCTCGGAGGAGGCACTGCGGCGTCCGCAGTCGGCGCTTCAGCAGGTCTTTCTCGAGCACCTGGACCGGCACAGTGTCAGCGTCAGCGGCGGCTGGCGACTCACCGCGCTGCGCCAGGAGACGGACGGGGTCGTCGCCGATCTGGATGAGGGCGACCACGCGGCAACCCGCAGTCTTCGGGCCCGCTATGTCATCGGTGCCGATGGAGGGAGCAGTAGCGTCCGGAGGCTGGCCGGCATCGAAAGGGACGGGCAGTACGCCGACGAGAAGCGGCTGCGACTCATCGTCCGTACCGGGGATATCTCCGATCGGGTGGGCCCGGCGCCGAGCGGTACCAACATCGTCTTCAACAATCGAGCCTCTGGCTTCCTGGCCGCGGTGAGCACCCGGGAGTGGCGCGTCTACGCCGGGCCGTACCCGCTGGAGTACGAGCCGAGCAACGCCGAGCTCATCGAGATCGCGCAGGCCGCCTTCGGCTTCGACGTCGAGCTGGAGATCGCCTCAGCGACGACGTTCTACCACGCGACTCGAATCGCTGAGACCTTCCGATCGGATCGGGTGATTCTCGTCGGCGACGCCGCACACGTGCGGACGCCCGGTGGCAATCTGGGCGAGGGCTTCGGGGACGTGGTGAACCTCGGGTGGAAGCTCGCCGCTGTGCTCTCCGGTCACGCGCCCCAGGCGCTGCTCGACTCCTATGACCAGGAACGGCGCCCGCACAACTGGCGGGTCGGCGACTTCGCGCTGGCCCGGTCCCGGCGTTCGCAGCTCGCGCTGGCCGACGTCCGTGCGATCGGGGTTCCCGACGACGCCGACCTCAGTGACGACGCGGTTGCGCGACGGGCTCGCATCTCTTCCCGCCTGGCCGCCGATCACGTGAACGCCGCCGGAGTGACCTTCGACGAGCGGTATGACCGCTCGTCGGTCATCTGGTACGAGGAGGGTCAGCTAGCGACGGAACCGGAGTGGAGAGCGGACCGGTACGAGGACGATCCGCGCCCTGGCCACCGCGCACCGGACGGGGTCATCGACCCCTACGGCGGAACGCTCTACGACCGAATCGGCAGCAACTTCGCGCTGCTCGTCCTCTCGCCCGACCGGGTTGTGGAGGCGGCGTTCCAGCACGAGACCGCGCAGCGGGGGATCCCGTTCACCGTCGTGCACCTGGACGATCCCGCTGTGCGCGAGCTCTACGGGGCCGAGAACGTCCTCATCCGTCCGGACCAGCACGTCGGGTGGCGCGGCGACGAGCTGCCCGACGGTGGGGCCGCAGCGGTGCTCGATCTCATTCTCGGAGCAGTACTCATCAGCGTCGCGTGA